In one Cronobacter dublinensis subsp. dublinensis LMG 23823 genomic region, the following are encoded:
- the dgt gene encoding dGTPase — protein MQKIDFRNKINWHRRYRSPQGVKSEHEILRIFESDRGRIINSPAIRRLQQKTQVFPLERNAAVRTRLTHSLEVQQVGRYIAKEVLSRLKEQGLLEAYGLAELTGPFESIVEMACLMHDIGNPPFGHFGEAAINDWFSQRLFPADAENLPVSQDRCAVQALRLQEGEEDLNALRRKVRSDLCHFEGNAQGIRLVHTLLRMNLTWAQVGGILKYTRPAWHTGPVPETHSYLMKKPGFYLSEEHYISRLRKELQLDAYSRFPLAWIMEAADDISYCVADLEDAVEKRIFSVEQLYQHLYDAWGEHQSGDLFNLVVQNAWDKSGTNQLHHSAEDQFFMYLRVNTLNRLAPYAAQRFIDNLPAVFDGSFNHALLEDDSPFSRLLELYKNVAVRHVFNHPDVEQLELQGYRVISGLLDIYRPLLSLTLAQFRELVEKESVRGLPIESRLYHKLSSRHRLAYIEAVNNLHPQAADFPVWEYYYRCRLIQDYISGMTDLYAWDEYRRLMAVE, from the coding sequence ATGCAGAAAATCGATTTCCGAAACAAAATCAACTGGCATCGCCGGTATCGCTCACCGCAGGGCGTGAAAAGCGAACACGAGATCCTGCGTATCTTTGAAAGCGATCGCGGCCGCATTATTAACTCGCCCGCGATCCGCCGCCTGCAACAGAAAACCCAGGTCTTCCCCCTTGAGCGCAACGCCGCGGTGCGCACCCGCCTGACGCACTCGCTTGAGGTGCAGCAGGTCGGGCGCTATATCGCTAAAGAGGTGTTAAGCCGCCTGAAAGAGCAGGGGCTGCTTGAGGCGTATGGCCTTGCGGAGCTGACCGGGCCGTTTGAGAGCATCGTCGAGATGGCGTGCCTGATGCACGACATCGGCAACCCGCCGTTTGGCCATTTCGGCGAGGCGGCGATTAACGACTGGTTCAGCCAGCGGCTCTTTCCGGCCGATGCCGAGAATCTGCCGGTAAGCCAGGATCGCTGCGCGGTGCAGGCGCTGCGCTTGCAGGAGGGCGAAGAGGACCTCAACGCCCTGCGCCGCAAAGTGCGCAGTGACCTGTGCCATTTTGAGGGCAACGCGCAGGGCATTCGCCTGGTGCATACGCTGCTGCGCATGAACCTGACCTGGGCGCAGGTCGGCGGCATTCTTAAATATACGCGCCCGGCCTGGCATACCGGCCCGGTGCCGGAAACCCACAGTTATCTGATGAAAAAGCCGGGGTTTTATCTCTCGGAAGAGCACTATATTTCGCGGCTACGTAAAGAATTGCAATTAGACGCTTACAGTCGCTTCCCGCTCGCCTGGATTATGGAGGCGGCCGACGATATTTCCTATTGCGTGGCGGATCTCGAAGACGCGGTGGAAAAACGCATCTTCAGCGTCGAGCAGTTATATCAGCATCTTTATGACGCGTGGGGCGAGCATCAGTCTGGCGATCTCTTCAATCTGGTGGTGCAAAACGCCTGGGATAAATCGGGCACGAATCAGCTGCACCACAGCGCGGAAGATCAGTTCTTTATGTATCTGCGCGTCAATACGTTAAACCGGCTGGCGCCCTACGCCGCCCAGCGTTTTATTGATAATCTGCCGGCGGTGTTTGACGGCTCTTTTAATCATGCGCTGCTGGAAGATGACAGCCCGTTTAGCCGCCTGCTGGAGCTTTATAAAAATGTCGCGGTGCGTCATGTGTTTAACCACCCTGACGTCGAACAGCTGGAATTACAGGGCTACCGGGTGATTAGCGGCCTGCTGGATATTTATCGCCCGCTGCTGTCGCTGACGCTGGCGCAATTTCGCGAGCTGGTGGAAAAAGAGAGCGTGCGCGGGCTACCGATTGAATCGCGCCTTTACCATAAGCTCTCTTCCCGCCACCGGCTGGCTTATATAGAAGCGGTGAATAATTTGCACCCGCAGGCGGCAGATTTCCCCGTCTGGGAATATTATTATCGCTGCCGTCTCATCCAGGACTATATCAGCGGGATGACTGATTTATATGCATGGGATGAATATCGCAGGCTAATGGCGGTGGAATAA
- the clcA gene encoding H(+)/Cl(-) exchange transporter ClcA, with protein MNSQTTSTRRVSGFRRAAIIRQLLLRDKTPLTILLLAALTGLVTGLAGVAFEKAVVWVAQQRIGLLVQAADNPWRVWPLAFIVSALLAMVGYFLVRRFAPEAGGSGIPEIEGALEELRPVRWWRVLPVKFIGGMGTLGAGMVLGREGPTVQIGGNIGRMVLDLFRRSDAEARHTLLATGAAAGLAAAFNAPLAGILFIIEEMRPQFRYNLISIKAVFTGVIMSSIVFRVFNGERAVIEVGQLTNAPVHTLWLYLLLGIIFGAIGPLFNRLVLGMQDVFARIHHGNITRWVLLGGGIGGLCGLLALWEPVAAGGGFDLIPIAAAGNFTVGMLLFIFIARVVTTVLCFSSGAPGGIFAPMLALGTLLGSAFGMACAAWFPDWHLQAGTFAIAGMGALLAASVRAPITGIVLVLEMTDNYQLILPMIITCLGATLLAQFLGGKPLYSTILARTLAKQEAERQAQADGRNT; from the coding sequence ATGAATTCGCAGACGACATCCACTCGCCGCGTCAGCGGTTTTCGACGCGCCGCGATTATCCGCCAGCTTTTGCTGCGCGATAAAACGCCGTTGACGATTTTGCTGCTGGCGGCGCTCACTGGCCTTGTGACGGGGCTTGCGGGCGTCGCGTTTGAAAAAGCCGTGGTCTGGGTGGCGCAGCAGCGCATCGGGCTGCTGGTGCAGGCGGCGGACAACCCGTGGCGCGTCTGGCCGCTGGCGTTTATTGTCTCCGCGCTGCTGGCGATGGTCGGGTATTTTCTGGTGCGCCGCTTCGCGCCGGAGGCGGGCGGGTCGGGCATTCCTGAAATCGAAGGGGCGCTGGAAGAGCTACGCCCGGTGCGCTGGTGGCGGGTGCTGCCGGTGAAATTTATCGGCGGTATGGGCACGCTCGGCGCGGGCATGGTGCTGGGGCGGGAAGGGCCGACGGTGCAGATTGGCGGCAATATCGGGCGCATGGTGTTGGATCTGTTTCGCCGCAGCGACGCCGAAGCGCGCCATACGCTGCTGGCGACCGGCGCGGCGGCCGGGCTTGCGGCGGCCTTTAACGCGCCGCTGGCGGGCATTCTGTTCATTATTGAAGAGATGCGCCCGCAGTTTCGCTACAACCTGATTTCCATCAAAGCGGTGTTTACCGGCGTGATTATGTCGAGCATCGTGTTTCGCGTCTTTAACGGCGAGCGGGCGGTGATTGAGGTCGGGCAACTGACCAACGCGCCGGTCCATACGCTGTGGCTCTATCTGCTGCTGGGTATTATTTTCGGCGCGATAGGCCCGCTGTTTAATCGCCTGGTGCTCGGCATGCAGGATGTGTTTGCCCGTATTCATCACGGCAATATTACCCGCTGGGTGCTGCTCGGCGGCGGGATCGGCGGCCTGTGCGGCCTGCTGGCGTTGTGGGAGCCAGTCGCGGCAGGCGGCGGATTTGATCTGATCCCCATCGCGGCGGCGGGCAATTTCACCGTCGGTATGCTGCTGTTTATTTTTATCGCCCGCGTAGTGACGACGGTGCTCTGTTTCTCTTCCGGCGCGCCGGGCGGCATTTTCGCGCCGATGCTGGCGCTTGGCACGCTGCTTGGCAGCGCGTTCGGCATGGCGTGCGCCGCCTGGTTCCCGGACTGGCACTTACAGGCGGGCACCTTCGCCATCGCCGGAATGGGCGCGCTGCTGGCGGCCTCGGTGAGAGCGCCAATAACCGGCATCGTGCTTGTGCTGGAGATGACCGATAATTACCAGCTCATTTTGCCAATGATTATTACCTGTCTCGGCGCGACACTGCTCGCCCAGTTCCTCGGCGGCAAGCCGCTCTACTCGACCATCCTGGCGCGCACGCTGGCGAAGCAGGAGGCGGAGCGACAGGCGCAGGCCGACGGGCGGAATACTTGA
- the mtnN gene encoding 5'-methylthioadenosine/S-adenosylhomocysteine nucleosidase yields MKAGIIGAMEEEVTLLRDKIDNRQTLNIAGCEIYTGTLNGVDVALLKSGIGKVSAAMGATLLLEHCKPDVVINTGSAGGLAPSLKVGDIVVSDEVRYHDADVTAFGYEYGQMAGCPAAFKADEKLIAAAQATIEQLNLHAVRGLVVSGDAFINGSVNLAKIRHNFPQAIAVEMEATAIGHVCHNFGVPFVVVRAISDVADQQSHLSFEEFLAVAAKQSSLMVETLLTSLNRG; encoded by the coding sequence ATGAAAGCAGGCATTATTGGCGCAATGGAAGAAGAAGTGACGCTGCTGCGTGACAAAATCGACAACCGCCAGACCCTGAATATCGCCGGCTGCGAAATTTACACCGGCACCCTCAACGGCGTGGACGTCGCGCTGCTGAAATCGGGCATCGGCAAAGTTTCCGCCGCGATGGGCGCGACGCTGCTGCTGGAGCACTGCAAACCTGACGTGGTGATCAATACCGGTTCCGCGGGCGGCCTCGCGCCCTCGCTGAAAGTGGGCGATATCGTCGTGTCCGATGAAGTGCGCTATCACGACGCCGACGTCACCGCGTTCGGCTACGAATATGGCCAAATGGCCGGTTGTCCGGCGGCGTTCAAAGCCGATGAGAAACTGATCGCGGCGGCGCAGGCGACGATTGAACAGCTGAACCTGCACGCGGTGCGCGGGCTGGTGGTCAGCGGCGACGCGTTCATCAACGGTTCGGTGAATCTCGCGAAAATCCGCCATAACTTCCCGCAGGCGATTGCGGTGGAGATGGAAGCAACCGCTATTGGTCACGTCTGCCACAACTTCGGCGTGCCGTTTGTCGTGGTACGCGCGATTTCTGACGTCGCGGATCAGCAGTCGCACCTGAGCTTTGAAGAGTTCCTGGCGGTGGCGGCGAAGCAGTCGAGCCTGATGGTGGAGACGCTGCTCACGAGCCTGAACCGTGGCTAA
- the btuF gene encoding vitamin B12 ABC transporter substrate-binding protein BtuF — protein sequence MAKRWLNRALVALLFLPAWLCAAPRVITLSPANTELAFAAGITPVAVSAYSDYPDAARKLEQVANWQGMNLERIVALKPDLLVAWRGGNPERQVNQLQSLGIKVLWLDPQNVAQIADALRALAAYSPTPETAQSAARALEQRWQALAARYGTAAKKRVFIQFGTRPLFTTGKASVQNEIVETCGGANIFADSPVPWPQVSREQVLARQPQAVIITGGDTVIAATRQFWRPQLDVPVISINDDWFERAGPRIILAANQLCQALAEVK from the coding sequence GTGGCTAAGCGTTGGCTTAACAGGGCGCTGGTCGCCCTGCTTTTTCTCCCGGCGTGGCTCTGCGCCGCGCCACGCGTCATCACTCTCTCCCCCGCCAATACCGAACTCGCCTTTGCCGCTGGCATTACGCCCGTTGCAGTGAGCGCTTATTCCGATTACCCCGACGCGGCGCGTAAGCTTGAGCAGGTCGCCAACTGGCAGGGCATGAACCTTGAGCGCATCGTCGCGCTGAAGCCCGATCTGCTGGTTGCCTGGCGCGGCGGCAACCCGGAACGACAGGTCAATCAGCTTCAATCGCTCGGTATTAAGGTGCTCTGGCTCGATCCGCAAAATGTCGCGCAGATAGCTGACGCCCTGCGCGCGCTGGCCGCTTACAGCCCGACGCCTGAGACGGCGCAGTCGGCGGCGCGCGCGCTCGAACAGCGCTGGCAGGCGCTCGCCGCGCGTTATGGGACAGCTGCGAAAAAACGCGTCTTTATTCAGTTCGGCACGCGTCCGCTCTTCACCACCGGCAAAGCGTCTGTCCAGAATGAGATAGTCGAGACCTGCGGCGGCGCCAATATCTTTGCCGACAGCCCCGTTCCCTGGCCGCAGGTGAGCCGCGAACAGGTGCTGGCTCGCCAGCCGCAGGCCGTGATTATTACCGGCGGTGACACGGTTATCGCCGCCACGCGGCAGTTCTGGCGGCCACAGCTCGACGTGCCGGTCATAAGCATTAACGATGACTGGTTTGAGCGCGCGGGCCCGCGTATTATCCTCGCCGCGAATCAGCTCTGCCAGGCGCTGGCAGAGGTAAAATAA
- the erpA gene encoding iron-sulfur cluster insertion protein ErpA has translation MSDDVALPLQFTDAAANKVKSLIADEDNPNLKLRVYITGGGCSGFQYGFTFDDQINDGDMTIEKQGVSLVVDPMSLQYLVGGAVDYTEGLEGSRFVVNNPNATSTCGCGSSFSV, from the coding sequence ATGAGTGATGACGTAGCGCTGCCGCTGCAGTTTACCGACGCAGCCGCCAATAAAGTAAAAAGCCTGATCGCAGACGAAGACAACCCGAATCTCAAGCTGCGCGTCTACATCACCGGTGGTGGTTGCAGCGGCTTCCAGTATGGTTTTACCTTTGACGACCAGATCAACGATGGCGATATGACTATCGAGAAACAGGGCGTGTCGCTGGTCGTTGACCCGATGAGCCTGCAATACCTGGTCGGCGGCGCGGTGGATTACACCGAAGGCCTCGAAGGCTCGCGCTTTGTGGTGAATAACCCGAACGCCACCAGCACCTGCGGGTGTGGTTCTTCCTTCAGCGTCTGA
- the degP gene encoding serine endoprotease DegP encodes MKKTTLAMSALALSLGLALSPVSFAAETASAVTSQAMPSLAPMLEKVMPSVVSINVEGSTTVNTPRMPRNFQQFFGDDSPFCQDGSPFQSSPFCQGGPGGADGGGQQQKFMALGSGVIIDAAKGYVVTNNHVVDNATTIKVQLSDGRKLDAKIVGKDPRSDIALIQIQDPKNLTAIKLADSDSLRVGDYAVAIGNPFGLGETVTSGIVSALGRSGLNAENYENFIQTDAAINRGNSGGALVNLNGELIGINTAILAPDGGNIGIGFAIPSNMVKSLTTQMVEYGQVKRGELGIMGTELNSELAKAMKVDAQRGAFVSQVLANSSAAKAGVKAGDVIVSLNGKPINSFAGLRAQVGTMPVGTKLTLGLLRDGKPVNVELELQQSSQTQVDSSSIFSGIEGAEMTNRSGKDKGVMVNSVKPGSPAARIGLKKGDVIVGANQQPVNNIAELRKILDSKPSVLALNIQRGDSSIYLLMQ; translated from the coding sequence ATGAAAAAAACCACGTTAGCAATGAGTGCGCTGGCTCTGAGCCTTGGACTGGCGTTAAGCCCGGTTTCCTTTGCCGCTGAGACGGCATCTGCGGTCACGTCGCAGGCGATGCCGAGCCTGGCGCCGATGCTGGAAAAAGTGATGCCTTCCGTTGTCAGCATTAACGTCGAGGGCAGCACGACGGTGAACACGCCGCGTATGCCGCGTAACTTCCAGCAGTTTTTCGGCGATGATTCGCCGTTCTGTCAGGATGGCTCGCCGTTCCAGAGTTCGCCATTCTGTCAGGGAGGCCCTGGCGGCGCTGACGGCGGCGGCCAGCAGCAGAAATTCATGGCGCTGGGCTCTGGCGTGATTATCGACGCCGCCAAAGGCTATGTGGTGACCAATAACCACGTGGTGGATAACGCGACCACCATCAAAGTGCAGCTGAGCGACGGCCGCAAGCTGGACGCCAAAATCGTGGGTAAAGATCCGCGCTCCGACATTGCGCTGATCCAGATTCAGGATCCGAAAAACCTGACCGCGATTAAACTTGCGGATTCTGACAGCCTGCGCGTCGGCGACTACGCGGTCGCTATCGGTAACCCGTTCGGCCTTGGCGAAACCGTGACCTCAGGTATCGTCTCCGCGCTCGGTCGTAGCGGCCTGAACGCCGAGAACTACGAGAACTTTATCCAGACCGATGCGGCGATTAACCGCGGGAACTCCGGCGGCGCGCTGGTGAACCTGAACGGCGAGCTTATCGGCATCAACACCGCGATCCTGGCACCGGACGGCGGCAACATCGGCATCGGCTTTGCTATCCCGAGCAACATGGTGAAAAGCCTGACGACGCAGATGGTGGAATATGGTCAGGTGAAACGCGGCGAGCTGGGTATTATGGGCACCGAGCTGAACTCTGAACTCGCCAAGGCGATGAAAGTGGACGCCCAGCGCGGCGCGTTCGTAAGCCAGGTGCTGGCGAACTCCTCTGCCGCGAAAGCGGGCGTGAAAGCGGGCGATGTGATTGTGTCGCTTAACGGTAAGCCGATTAACAGCTTCGCAGGGCTGCGCGCGCAGGTCGGCACCATGCCGGTCGGCACGAAACTGACGCTTGGCCTGCTGCGCGACGGCAAGCCGGTGAATGTGGAGCTGGAACTGCAGCAGAGCAGCCAGACGCAGGTCGACTCTTCTTCCATCTTCAGCGGTATCGAAGGGGCGGAGATGACCAACCGTAGCGGCAAGGATAAAGGCGTGATGGTCAACAGCGTGAAACCGGGCTCGCCTGCGGCGCGCATTGGCCTGAAGAAAGGTGACGTTATCGTCGGCGCGAACCAGCAGCCGGTGAACAACATCGCTGAACTGCGTAAAATCCTCGACAGCAAGCCGTCGGTACTGGCGCTGAATATCCAGCGTGGCGACAGCTCTATCTACCTGCTGATGCAGTAA
- the dapD gene encoding 2,3,4,5-tetrahydropyridine-2,6-dicarboxylate N-succinyltransferase → MQQLQNVIESAFERRADITPANVDAVTREAVKQVIALLDSGELRVAEKINGEWVTHQWLKKAVLLSFRINDNQVIEGAESRYFDKVPMKFADYDEARFQKEGFRVVPPAAVRQGAFIARNTVLMPSYVNIGAYVDEGTMVDTWATVGSCAQIGKNVHLSGGVGIGGVLEPLQANPTIIEDNCFIGARSEVVEGVIVEEGSVISMGVYIGQSTKIYDRETGEVFYGRVPAGSVVVSGNLPSKDGKYSLYCAVIVKKVDAKTRGKVGINELLRTID, encoded by the coding sequence ATGCAGCAGCTACAGAACGTTATTGAATCCGCTTTCGAGCGCCGCGCCGATATCACCCCGGCGAACGTCGATGCCGTCACCCGCGAGGCGGTAAAACAGGTTATCGCCCTGCTGGACAGCGGCGAACTGCGCGTCGCAGAGAAGATCAACGGCGAGTGGGTCACCCACCAGTGGCTGAAGAAAGCGGTGCTGCTTTCCTTCCGTATTAACGACAATCAGGTTATCGAGGGCGCTGAAAGCCGCTACTTCGACAAAGTGCCGATGAAATTCGCGGATTACGACGAAGCGCGCTTTCAGAAAGAAGGCTTCCGCGTCGTGCCGCCAGCCGCCGTTCGTCAGGGCGCGTTTATCGCGCGCAACACCGTGCTGATGCCGTCTTACGTCAACATCGGCGCGTATGTCGATGAAGGCACCATGGTAGATACCTGGGCGACCGTCGGCTCCTGCGCGCAGATCGGTAAAAACGTTCACCTCTCCGGCGGCGTCGGTATCGGCGGCGTGCTGGAGCCGCTGCAGGCGAACCCGACCATCATCGAAGACAACTGCTTTATCGGCGCGCGCTCTGAAGTGGTAGAAGGCGTTATCGTCGAAGAAGGCTCCGTTATCTCGATGGGCGTTTACATCGGCCAGAGCACCAAAATTTACGACCGTGAAACCGGCGAAGTCTTCTACGGTCGCGTACCGGCGGGCTCCGTGGTGGTGTCCGGCAACCTGCCGTCGAAGGATGGCAAATACAGCCTCTACTGCGCGGTGATCGTCAAGAAAGTCGACGCGAAGACCCGCGGCAAGGTAGGCATCAACGAACTGCTGCGTACCATCGACTAA
- a CDS encoding TRIC cation channel family protein, protein MLVYWLDIIGTAVFAISGVLLAGKLRMDPFGVLVLGVVTAVGGGTIRDMALDHGPVFWVRDPTDLVVAMVTCLLTIALVRQPRRLPKWILPVLDAVGLAVFVGIGVNKAFMAGTGPLVAICMGVVTGVGGGIIRDVLAREIPMILRTEIYATACIVGGIVHATAFYTFTVPLEQASMMGMAVTLAIRLAAIRWHLKLPTFALDEKA, encoded by the coding sequence ATGCTGGTTTACTGGCTGGATATTATTGGCACCGCGGTGTTTGCCATCTCCGGCGTTTTGCTGGCGGGCAAACTGCGTATGGATCCGTTCGGCGTGCTGGTGCTGGGCGTCGTCACCGCGGTCGGTGGCGGCACGATCCGCGATATGGCGCTCGATCACGGCCCGGTGTTTTGGGTAAGAGATCCTACCGATCTGGTGGTGGCGATGGTGACATGTTTACTGACCATCGCGCTGGTGCGCCAGCCGCGCCGTCTGCCGAAGTGGATACTGCCGGTGCTGGATGCCGTCGGTCTGGCGGTCTTTGTCGGCATTGGGGTGAATAAAGCGTTTATGGCGGGCACCGGGCCGCTGGTCGCTATCTGTATGGGCGTGGTGACGGGCGTCGGCGGCGGTATTATTCGCGACGTGCTGGCGCGCGAAATCCCGATGATCCTGCGCACTGAAATCTACGCCACCGCCTGCATCGTGGGCGGCATCGTCCACGCCACCGCGTTTTACACCTTTACGGTGCCGCTGGAGCAGGCCAGCATGATGGGCATGGCGGTGACGCTGGCCATCCGGCTTGCGGCCATTCGCTGGCACCTGAAGCTGCCCACCTTTGCGCTCGACGAGAAAGCGTAA
- a CDS encoding DUF3461 family protein, whose amino-acid sequence MYDNLKSLGITNPDEIDRYSLRQEANNDILKIYFHKDRGEFFAKSVKFKYPRQRKTVVADGVGQGYKEVQEISPNLRYVIDELDQICQRDRTEVDLKRKILDDLRHLESVVANKISEIESDLEKLTRNK is encoded by the coding sequence ATGTACGACAATCTTAAGAGTCTTGGCATAACCAATCCTGATGAAATCGACCGTTACAGTCTGCGCCAGGAAGCGAACAACGATATCCTGAAGATCTACTTTCATAAGGATAGAGGCGAGTTCTTCGCCAAGAGCGTGAAGTTTAAATACCCACGCCAGCGCAAAACCGTGGTCGCCGACGGCGTCGGTCAGGGTTACAAAGAGGTGCAGGAGATAAGCCCCAATCTGCGCTACGTGATAGACGAGCTGGATCAAATCTGTCAGCGCGATCGCACCGAAGTGGATCTGAAACGCAAAATTCTCGACGATCTGCGCCACCTGGAAAGCGTGGTGGCAAATAAAATTTCTGAGATTGAATCCGATCTCGAAAAGCTGACCCGCAATAAATAA